The Halogeometricum borinquense DSM 11551 genome window below encodes:
- a CDS encoding ADP-ribosylglycohydrolase family protein, translating into MPPEDVQDRAAGVLVGVACGDAIGRPVEFVSQTAVSEQFGTIDGPVDGGRPPRPAGTVTDDTELTLRTARSLVDCHRLDPEDVSARFVDWLGSSPLDVGYLTRDVLEKIAAGKDWSLASYEASMQAPDGRDAGNGSLMRCTPIAVAFRADPQSLVSGSRVISAITHYDTRCQWSCALFNYIVAQLIRGDKPELTPFLQEYKHRLPSELQDGVSNWRATEPTYDSGYVISTLHAALYHGLTAESPREGICESVNHGGDADTIGALTGALLGARFGATAFPTAWVDTVSNTDAAITLSQRLLALDFPAFSAEPYAID; encoded by the coding sequence GTGCCACCTGAAGACGTACAGGACCGTGCCGCTGGCGTCCTTGTTGGGGTTGCGTGTGGTGATGCAATTGGCCGGCCTGTCGAGTTTGTATCCCAAACAGCTGTCAGCGAACAATTCGGAACGATAGACGGGCCCGTAGACGGCGGACGTCCGCCACGGCCAGCAGGCACTGTGACCGACGACACCGAGCTAACACTTCGGACGGCGCGTAGTTTGGTTGACTGCCACCGACTAGATCCCGAAGACGTGTCTGCACGGTTTGTAGACTGGTTAGGGAGTTCGCCACTTGATGTCGGGTACTTAACCAGAGATGTGCTTGAAAAGATCGCTGCTGGGAAAGACTGGTCGCTTGCAAGCTATGAGGCGTCGATGCAGGCACCTGACGGACGTGATGCAGGGAACGGCAGTCTCATGCGGTGTACACCAATTGCAGTGGCATTCCGAGCAGATCCACAGTCGTTGGTCAGCGGGAGTCGAGTGATCTCTGCAATCACCCACTATGATACACGATGTCAGTGGTCCTGTGCGTTGTTTAATTATATTGTCGCACAACTCATTCGCGGCGACAAACCCGAACTAACGCCGTTCCTACAGGAATACAAGCATCGACTCCCCAGTGAACTGCAAGACGGAGTCTCAAACTGGCGCGCAACCGAACCCACATATGATAGCGGCTACGTAATCAGCACCCTCCATGCCGCCTTATACCATGGGCTCACGGCAGAGTCACCACGTGAGGGAATTTGTGAATCAGTCAACCATGGTGGGGACGCAGATACAATTGGGGCACTTACTGGTGCATTGCTCGGGGCCCGGTTTGGAGCAACCGCCTTTCCTACTGCCTGGGTCGATACAGTCTCAAATACAGACGCTGCGATCACTCTAAGCCAACGTCTACTGGCGCTTGATTTTCCGGCGTTCAGTGCCGAACCGTACGCGATCGACTGA
- a CDS encoding DUF7563 family protein, whose protein sequence is MATCDHCSTHVSERFVRVFADDSGAVRACPNCSANAGIAEVMRKRTQRA, encoded by the coding sequence ATGGCGACGTGTGACCACTGCAGTACGCACGTCTCCGAGCGGTTCGTCCGTGTCTTCGCGGACGACTCGGGGGCGGTCCGCGCCTGCCCGAACTGTTCGGCTAACGCCGGTATCGCCGAAGTGATGCGTAAACGCACCCAGCGTGCCTGA
- a CDS encoding SDR family oxidoreductase yields the protein MNLEIAGNAALVTASSSGLGNASARALAQEGVNVVMNGRDEDRLESAVAEVQADAADDATVVGQTGDLTDPEDIEALVERPVEEFGRLDHLVTSAGGPPSGPFMETTDDDWYEAYDLLVMSVVRSVRAAADHLRAGDGGTIVNITSRSVKEAIDGLVLSNSVRMGVIGLEKTLSKELAPEVRANAVLPGSHETPRIEELIEQGVERGEYEDYEDGLDDWGQGIPVGHIGDPMDLGRTVAYLSSPQSEYINGVAVPIDGGSGASNL from the coding sequence ATGAACCTCGAAATCGCAGGGAACGCGGCGCTGGTGACGGCGTCGAGTAGCGGACTCGGTAACGCATCGGCGCGCGCACTGGCACAGGAAGGCGTGAACGTCGTAATGAACGGCCGGGACGAGGACCGACTCGAATCGGCAGTAGCGGAGGTGCAAGCCGATGCCGCCGATGACGCAACTGTGGTCGGGCAGACAGGTGATCTGACCGACCCCGAGGACATCGAGGCGCTGGTCGAACGCCCTGTCGAGGAGTTCGGCCGGTTAGATCATCTCGTCACCTCCGCCGGCGGCCCGCCGTCGGGACCGTTCATGGAGACGACCGACGACGACTGGTACGAAGCGTACGACCTGTTGGTGATGAGCGTTGTCCGGTCCGTTCGCGCGGCCGCAGACCACCTTCGGGCGGGCGACGGCGGGACCATCGTGAATATCACCTCTCGAAGCGTCAAGGAGGCCATCGACGGTCTCGTCCTCTCGAATTCGGTCCGAATGGGCGTTATCGGACTGGAGAAGACGCTCTCGAAGGAACTCGCTCCCGAAGTACGGGCAAACGCCGTCCTCCCGGGGTCCCACGAAACGCCGCGAATCGAGGAACTCATCGAACAGGGCGTCGAACGCGGCGAATACGAGGACTACGAAGACGGACTCGACGACTGGGGACAGGGAATTCCGGTGGGTCACATCGGAGATCCGATGGATCTCGGACGCACTGTCGCGTACCTGTCGTCGCCGCAGTCGGAGTACATCAACGGCGTCGCCGTCCCCATCGACGGCGGGTCCGGCGCGTCGAATCTCTGA
- a CDS encoding MATE family efflux transporter, whose product MSIRDRLDRVFKGRDEFDLTSGDIARPLFYLSLPIVVTNLLQTAYNLADTYWIGRFSTDALAAISFAFPMVFLLISFGMGLSVAGSVLVAQHTGAGEEDEAEYAASQTVTFSLVGSLFLGVLGYVAVGPFLGILGASPDVLPLARDYMQIISLGLPFMFGFFVFVALMRGYGDTITPMLVMFGSVVLNIALDPILIFGFEANPLFTMLGLGNLQSQLFAMTGYTGSGIAGAAIATVFSRSLALIVGLYIMFDGSRGVQIHLWQMSPNFDFLERLLSIGIPASIEGTGRALSVNLLLIVVGMFPTTVVAAYGIGVRVFSVIFLPAIAVARGVETMTGQNIGAGKPARAERAANIAAMAMFGILTLAGVIAFVAAEPIIAVFTNDPDVIRVGVDFLYWVAPTFGFIGIMRSYTGSFRGAGETLTAAAIAVLMLGFIRLPFAYFASQSFDHGSTGIWMAFTVSNVAGAVIAYAWYRRSTWRDKSLARTVPADD is encoded by the coding sequence ATGAGTATCCGCGACCGGTTGGATCGCGTATTCAAAGGACGCGACGAGTTCGACCTCACGTCCGGCGATATCGCCAGACCGCTGTTTTATCTGTCCCTCCCAATCGTCGTCACTAACCTCCTCCAGACGGCGTACAACCTCGCGGATACGTACTGGATCGGTCGGTTCAGCACGGACGCGCTTGCGGCGATCAGCTTCGCGTTCCCGATGGTGTTTCTTCTCATCTCCTTCGGGATGGGCCTGTCCGTCGCCGGGAGCGTCCTCGTCGCCCAGCATACGGGTGCCGGAGAGGAGGACGAAGCCGAATACGCCGCATCGCAGACGGTGACGTTTTCGCTCGTTGGATCGCTGTTTCTCGGCGTGTTAGGCTACGTTGCAGTTGGCCCGTTCCTCGGAATACTGGGTGCGTCGCCGGACGTGCTTCCGCTCGCGCGAGACTATATGCAGATTATCTCGCTCGGCCTGCCGTTCATGTTCGGCTTCTTCGTCTTCGTCGCTCTCATGCGAGGGTACGGCGACACGATTACGCCGATGCTCGTCATGTTCGGGTCCGTCGTCCTCAACATCGCCTTAGATCCCATCCTCATCTTCGGGTTCGAGGCGAATCCGCTGTTTACGATGCTCGGACTCGGCAATCTCCAGTCGCAACTGTTCGCCATGACGGGCTATACCGGATCCGGAATCGCGGGCGCGGCTATCGCCACTGTCTTCTCGCGCTCGCTCGCGCTCATCGTCGGCCTGTACATCATGTTTGACGGATCGCGCGGTGTCCAGATTCACCTCTGGCAGATGAGTCCCAACTTCGACTTTCTCGAACGACTCCTCTCTATCGGCATTCCTGCCTCCATCGAGGGGACGGGCCGTGCGCTCTCTGTGAATCTGCTCCTCATCGTCGTCGGCATGTTCCCGACGACCGTCGTCGCCGCGTACGGTATCGGTGTGCGGGTGTTTTCGGTCATCTTCCTCCCCGCTATCGCCGTCGCCCGCGGTGTTGAGACGATGACCGGGCAGAACATCGGTGCTGGAAAGCCGGCGCGCGCCGAGCGGGCGGCAAACATCGCGGCGATGGCGATGTTCGGTATCCTTACGCTCGCCGGTGTCATCGCGTTCGTCGCCGCCGAACCGATCATTGCGGTGTTCACCAACGATCCGGATGTAATTCGCGTCGGCGTGGACTTTCTCTACTGGGTCGCGCCGACGTTCGGTTTCATCGGTATCATGCGCTCGTACACCGGGAGTTTCCGCGGTGCGGGCGAGACGTTGACGGCAGCGGCTATCGCCGTCCTGATGCTCGGGTTCATCCGCCTGCCGTTCGCGTATTTCGCCTCGCAGTCATTTGACCACGGTTCCACGGGCATCTGGATGGCGTTCACCGTCTCCAACGTCGCGGGCGCGGTCATCGCCTATGCGTGGTACCGTCGCAGCACGTGGCGTGACAAGTCGCTCGCCCGAACCGTCCCTGCGGACGACTGA
- a CDS encoding TetR/AcrR family transcriptional regulator, with the protein MSSDAADDIMDGTHSALRTHGYAALTMQDIADEAGLSKAALHYHFDCKHDLLLSFLDRLYGQFEERIADPPGDDPAEQLLSLIETVMLPPADDDPHEFRTALLEIEAQAPYDESFRERLERFDDAFTERIRSILAAGVEDGTFREDVAPDEAASFVATYVRGARTQNVAVGTPLDDSLSAFRSYVESTLLPASAEVDTE; encoded by the coding sequence ATGAGTTCTGACGCTGCCGACGACATCATGGATGGGACGCACAGCGCACTCCGTACGCACGGGTACGCGGCGTTGACGATGCAAGATATCGCGGACGAGGCTGGATTGAGTAAAGCGGCACTTCACTACCACTTCGACTGCAAACACGACCTCTTGCTCTCGTTTCTCGACCGCCTCTACGGCCAGTTCGAAGAGCGTATCGCGGACCCGCCGGGTGACGACCCAGCGGAACAACTGCTCTCGCTCATTGAAACGGTGATGCTGCCACCCGCTGACGACGACCCGCACGAGTTCCGGACGGCGCTCCTCGAAATCGAAGCGCAAGCACCCTACGACGAGTCGTTCCGGGAGCGACTCGAACGGTTTGACGACGCTTTCACCGAACGCATTCGCTCGATACTCGCTGCGGGCGTTGAGGACGGGACCTTCCGTGAGGACGTTGCCCCCGACGAGGCGGCGTCGTTCGTCGCCACCTACGTTAGGGGGGCACGGACGCAGAACGTCGCTGTCGGCACTCCGCTGGACGATTCGCTGTCGGCGTTTCGAAGCTACGTCGAGAGTACGCTCCTCCCGGCGTCCGCTGAGGTGGACACCGAATGA
- a CDS encoding NUDIX hydrolase, which translates to MTPPATEETTESTAIGPITDLDALRDAGVPFFEETDTVEEAQFELLDNLDDLAPVGVVNEDGEVLVMRVSEDCTPKIPSAAVEPGEDYAAVAQQWVRQQAGIDVTLDGVEGVWTVTVRLEDEAREATRNFVVFAATPETGDAAVHEGDAFEADWYAELPDDAADVPGTNRFFD; encoded by the coding sequence ATGACACCGCCAGCCACTGAAGAGACGACCGAATCGACGGCAATCGGCCCCATAACTGACCTTGACGCTCTCCGAGACGCCGGTGTTCCGTTCTTCGAGGAGACAGACACTGTCGAAGAAGCGCAGTTCGAACTGCTCGACAACCTCGATGATTTGGCTCCTGTCGGTGTCGTCAACGAGGACGGCGAAGTGTTGGTCATGCGCGTCAGCGAGGACTGCACGCCGAAGATTCCCTCCGCGGCAGTCGAACCGGGTGAGGACTACGCGGCGGTGGCCCAACAGTGGGTACGCCAACAGGCGGGTATCGACGTGACGCTCGACGGTGTTGAGGGCGTCTGGACGGTTACGGTTCGTTTGGAGGACGAAGCACGCGAGGCGACCCGGAACTTCGTCGTCTTCGCGGCGACACCGGAAACGGGCGATGCGGCAGTACACGAGGGCGACGCGTTCGAAGCCGACTGGTACGCAGAACTCCCGGACGACGCGGCCGACGTACCGGGAACGAACCGCTTTTTCGACTGA
- a CDS encoding long-chain-fatty-acid--CoA ligase, with protein MTNMVKDIAATAESSPDETAVGFRGQEWSYEQLWGMVSRFAAGLEDHGVEPGDRVAVYLPNLPQFVTAFQGTLHAGGIVVPMNPQYKTREISHLLGDSGATVVVALADLVPFVDSVRDETDVEHVVSVGGEAEGAIPFEEFLADEGTEIVERDDDDVAVQPYTSGTTGKPKGVLLTHHNLAWDARATARLMPDGVRPDDKYLGVLPLFHIYGMTVTMIGTLFEGGSYYPLPSWDAAESLALIESEELTVLHGVPAMFNDLINFEDADEYDTSSIRFANSGGSSLPIEVMRQFESLFGVELYEGYGLTEGSPVTHANYPGTRRPGSIGKPLDGLDTRIVDENFEDVPPVEKGPVNEAEIDLDEITGELVIHGPNVMKGYHGLPDANEKAFTEADGKRWYHTGDIGYRDEDDFYYIVDREKHMIVTGGYNVYPREIEELLFEHPDIADAAVVGIPDERRGETVKAFVVPVPDAEVTPEAVKAYCLENLAEYKHPREVSFIDELPRTTTGKVQKFELRERDAAIRGDNK; from the coding sequence ATGACAAACATGGTCAAGGATATCGCGGCGACCGCCGAGTCGTCTCCCGACGAGACGGCCGTCGGATTCCGCGGGCAGGAGTGGAGTTACGAGCAGTTATGGGGAATGGTTTCCCGATTCGCGGCCGGGTTGGAAGACCACGGCGTCGAACCGGGAGACAGAGTCGCCGTCTACCTTCCGAATCTTCCGCAGTTCGTCACTGCATTCCAAGGAACACTTCACGCGGGCGGTATCGTCGTGCCGATGAATCCACAGTACAAGACGCGGGAGATTTCGCATCTCCTCGGTGACAGCGGTGCCACTGTCGTCGTCGCACTCGCCGACCTCGTTCCGTTCGTGGACAGCGTCCGCGACGAGACCGACGTCGAGCACGTCGTGAGCGTCGGCGGCGAAGCAGAGGGTGCGATTCCGTTCGAGGAATTCCTCGCGGACGAAGGCACAGAGATAGTCGAACGCGACGACGACGACGTGGCGGTACAACCGTACACGTCGGGGACGACGGGGAAGCCGAAGGGCGTCCTCTTGACACACCACAACCTCGCGTGGGACGCGCGGGCGACGGCGAGACTGATGCCGGACGGCGTTCGACCGGACGACAAGTACCTCGGCGTCCTCCCGCTCTTCCACATTTACGGAATGACGGTGACGATGATCGGAACGCTGTTCGAGGGAGGGAGCTACTATCCTCTTCCGTCGTGGGACGCGGCGGAGTCGTTGGCGCTCATCGAGTCCGAGGAGTTGACCGTACTGCACGGCGTGCCCGCCATGTTCAACGACCTCATCAACTTCGAGGACGCCGACGAGTACGACACCTCCTCGATTCGCTTTGCCAACTCCGGTGGGAGCAGTCTCCCAATCGAGGTGATGCGGCAGTTCGAATCGTTGTTCGGGGTCGAACTGTACGAAGGGTACGGACTCACCGAAGGGAGTCCGGTAACGCACGCGAACTATCCCGGCACGCGACGGCCGGGAAGCATCGGCAAACCTCTCGACGGTCTCGACACTCGCATCGTAGACGAGAACTTCGAGGACGTGCCGCCGGTCGAGAAAGGACCGGTCAACGAAGCGGAGATCGACTTAGACGAGATTACGGGCGAACTCGTCATCCACGGACCGAACGTGATGAAAGGCTATCACGGCCTCCCGGACGCGAACGAGAAAGCGTTCACCGAAGCAGACGGAAAACGCTGGTACCACACCGGGGATATCGGCTACCGCGACGAGGACGACTTCTACTACATCGTTGACCGCGAGAAGCACATGATCGTGACCGGCGGCTACAACGTCTACCCGCGGGAGATCGAGGAACTCCTCTTCGAACACCCGGACATCGCGGACGCCGCCGTCGTCGGTATTCCGGACGAACGTCGCGGCGAGACGGTCAAGGCGTTCGTCGTCCCTGTCCCGGACGCCGAGGTGACGCCCGAGGCGGTCAAAGCGTACTGTCTGGAAAATCTCGCGGAGTACAAACACCCCCGCGAGGTGTCGTTCATCGACGAACTGCCGCGGACGACCACCGGAAAGGTACAGAAATTCGAACTGCGCGAACGCGATGCGGCCATTCGAGGTGACAACAAATGA
- a CDS encoding MFS transporter — protein MLLAVSLGWAVLQMGRFLLSPLLPAIISDLGITEATAGLTLAAFQGVYALTQYPGGEYSDNWNRTTLILPGLAILVVGFLLFGVATSLAIFVVAAVVVGLGKGLFAIPSRALVSDLFTARRGRALGIYAAGTDVGGLLASGIAVLALTYATWRTPFLPVAVILAVVTVLYAVWTRETFRVGSSSLDAVSTVRRLVASSEQRGTLLAFSLFYFMVGGFINFFPTYLARAHEFSDGQASATFAVVFLVGLAVKPLAGGLGDRYSRRSIAVGGLLLAAVALAGLTLATSTVGLLAATVVAAAGYKTGFPLADAIIMDDAPADGMGADLGAARALFLGANALGPAYVGVVVTYASYAYAFGGLVVCLLVAAMLLLRG, from the coding sequence ATGCTGCTTGCCGTCTCCCTCGGCTGGGCCGTTCTCCAGATGGGCCGATTCCTCCTTTCGCCGCTCCTTCCGGCCATTATCAGCGACCTCGGAATTACTGAAGCGACGGCCGGTCTCACGCTCGCGGCGTTTCAGGGCGTCTACGCGCTGACACAGTACCCCGGCGGCGAGTACTCCGACAACTGGAACCGGACGACGCTCATCCTTCCGGGGCTGGCGATACTTGTCGTCGGATTCCTCCTGTTCGGCGTCGCCACCAGTCTCGCCATATTCGTTGTCGCCGCCGTCGTCGTCGGGCTTGGCAAAGGGCTATTCGCCATCCCGTCGCGCGCGCTCGTCTCGGACCTGTTTACGGCGCGTCGCGGCCGCGCACTCGGCATCTACGCCGCAGGGACGGACGTGGGCGGCTTGCTCGCCTCGGGTATCGCCGTCCTCGCGCTCACTTACGCGACGTGGCGGACGCCGTTTCTCCCAGTCGCCGTCATTCTCGCCGTCGTCACGGTACTGTACGCGGTCTGGACGCGCGAAACGTTCCGCGTTGGCTCGTCCTCGCTCGACGCGGTGAGTACGGTGCGCCGCCTCGTCGCCAGTTCCGAGCAACGCGGGACGCTGCTTGCGTTCTCGCTGTTTTACTTCATGGTCGGCGGATTCATCAACTTCTTCCCGACGTATCTCGCTCGCGCCCACGAGTTCTCGGACGGACAGGCGAGCGCAACGTTTGCCGTCGTCTTCCTCGTCGGTCTCGCCGTCAAACCGCTCGCTGGCGGTCTCGGCGACCGGTACTCGCGCCGGAGCATCGCTGTCGGCGGTCTGCTCCTCGCCGCCGTCGCACTGGCCGGTCTGACCCTTGCCACATCGACTGTCGGCCTCCTCGCGGCAACTGTCGTCGCCGCCGCGGGCTACAAAACCGGGTTCCCGCTCGCAGACGCGATTATCATGGACGACGCGCCCGCCGACGGAATGGGTGCTGACCTTGGCGCGGCGCGCGCCCTGTTTCTCGGAGCGAACGCCCTCGGTCCAGCGTACGTCGGCGTCGTCGTTACCTACGCCTCCTACGCGTACGCGTTCGGCGGACTTGTCGTCTGCTTGCTGGTCGCAGCGATGCTGTTGCTCCGAGGGTAA
- a CDS encoding site-2 protease family protein codes for MSETAPGDAPHPSHFADTFDVYEVESTADAVRYYGEPRSDHESVVRAVAPLFRDRGYTVSMEHELGEYALVARERSVGIDGFPTTNVILFLATVLTTLFAGSQWYGIDTLSHPARIVEAWPFTVAVLGVLGVHELGHYVASRYHDVQASLPYFLPLPTLLGTMGAVIRMNDTLPDRKSLFDIGVAGPLAGLGATVIVTAVGVTLPPVEVGAFPIQLGYPPLIQLIAAALGEQLVYADASLMANPVVVGGWVGAFVTFLNLLPVGQLDGGHIVRAMFGRAHGTIQRLVPAALFGLGAYLYAFGDGQSVSLWVVWGFLTLFFARMGSAEPLDDSALGASRLAIGGLTLLLGVLSFTPVPLVLT; via the coding sequence ATGAGCGAGACGGCTCCCGGCGATGCCCCTCATCCCAGTCACTTTGCTGACACGTTCGACGTGTACGAGGTGGAATCGACGGCCGATGCGGTGCGTTACTACGGCGAACCGCGTTCGGACCACGAATCAGTTGTCCGTGCCGTCGCTCCGCTGTTCCGTGACCGCGGCTACACCGTTTCGATGGAACACGAACTCGGAGAGTACGCTCTCGTCGCACGAGAGCGGTCGGTCGGTATCGACGGCTTCCCGACGACGAATGTCATCCTCTTTCTTGCGACCGTCTTGACGACGCTGTTCGCTGGGTCACAGTGGTACGGCATCGACACCCTGTCGCATCCTGCGCGTATCGTGGAAGCGTGGCCGTTCACCGTCGCCGTCTTGGGTGTGCTCGGCGTTCACGAACTCGGCCATTACGTCGCCAGTCGCTATCACGACGTGCAGGCGTCACTTCCCTATTTCCTCCCTCTCCCGACGCTTCTCGGCACGATGGGCGCGGTTATCCGCATGAACGACACGCTTCCCGACCGGAAGTCGCTGTTCGATATCGGCGTGGCTGGTCCACTGGCAGGCCTAGGAGCGACAGTTATCGTGACGGCCGTCGGCGTCACGCTCCCGCCTGTTGAAGTCGGCGCGTTCCCCATACAGTTGGGCTACCCGCCGCTCATTCAACTCATCGCGGCCGCACTCGGTGAGCAACTCGTCTACGCCGACGCATCCCTCATGGCCAATCCCGTCGTCGTCGGCGGGTGGGTTGGAGCGTTCGTTACGTTCCTCAACCTCCTTCCAGTCGGGCAACTCGACGGTGGTCACATCGTCCGCGCGATGTTCGGGCGCGCACACGGGACGATTCAGCGTCTCGTCCCGGCCGCTCTGTTCGGTCTCGGCGCGTATCTGTACGCTTTCGGTGACGGTCAGTCGGTGAGCCTCTGGGTCGTCTGGGGATTCCTGACGCTCTTTTTCGCCCGCATGGGGAGCGCAGAACCGCTTGACGATTCCGCGCTCGGAGCGTCTCGACTCGCGATTGGTGGACTCACGCTTCTCCTCGGCGTACTCTCCTTTACGCCCGTTCCGCTGGTTCTCACGTGA
- the msrA gene encoding peptide-methionine (S)-S-oxide reductase MsrA, with amino-acid sequence MSDTERATLGGGCFWCLEAPMKELVGVESVTSGYAGGHVENPTYEEVCEGTTGHAEVIQVEFDPEEISFAELLEVFFAIHDPTTEDRQGPDVGSQYRSAVFYHTEAQRETVESLIDEMNESGVYDDDIVTEVAPLDTFYEAEEYHQDYYEKNPDQPYCAVQIPPKLEKVREKFEGKVRGVN; translated from the coding sequence ATGAGCGATACGGAACGTGCGACACTCGGTGGTGGCTGTTTCTGGTGTCTCGAGGCACCGATGAAAGAACTCGTCGGCGTCGAGTCCGTTACCTCGGGCTACGCCGGCGGCCACGTCGAAAATCCCACGTATGAGGAAGTTTGCGAAGGAACGACGGGCCACGCCGAGGTTATACAGGTCGAATTCGACCCCGAGGAAATCAGTTTCGCGGAACTCCTCGAAGTGTTCTTTGCGATTCACGACCCGACGACTGAGGACCGGCAGGGCCCTGATGTCGGATCGCAGTACCGTTCTGCGGTGTTCTATCACACCGAAGCGCAGCGTGAAACGGTCGAATCGCTCATCGACGAGATGAACGAGTCCGGCGTCTACGACGACGACATCGTCACCGAAGTCGCGCCGCTCGATACGTTCTATGAGGCCGAAGAGTACCACCAGGACTACTACGAGAAGAATCCCGACCAGCCCTACTGCGCGGTTCAGATTCCACCGAAACTGGAGAAAGTCCGCGAGAAATTCGAGGGGAAGGTCCGCGGCGTCAACTAA
- a CDS encoding zinc-dependent alcohol dehydrogenase family protein produces MRAAVLEEYGEPLSIEDVAAPDAAADGVVVELEACGICRSDWHAWQGDWDWLGLKPPKGQILGHEPAGRVVGVGSDVETVREGDHVAIPFNLGDGTCPQCANGHGNTCENVVPLGFAEVAQGAFAEQVHVPAADYNVVGLPEGVSSIDMAGLGCRFMTSFHALAHRADIEAGDWVAVHGCGGVGLSAVHIADALGGNVVAVDLDDQKLELAEELGAAATVNANDAGSVPGAVRAIADDHVGVSVDALGIPETCRNSIQSLGARGQHVQIGLTTEAEGGTIELPTDAMVMSEIEFIGSLGMPPTKYDEIFRMVASGKLDPSAVVTDRVALDDVSETLAAMTNFETVGIPVIDEF; encoded by the coding sequence ATGCGTGCCGCAGTGTTAGAGGAGTACGGCGAACCGCTCAGTATCGAAGACGTGGCTGCACCTGATGCCGCCGCGGACGGCGTGGTTGTCGAACTGGAGGCCTGTGGCATCTGCCGGAGCGACTGGCATGCATGGCAAGGCGACTGGGACTGGTTAGGTCTCAAACCGCCGAAAGGCCAGATTCTCGGCCACGAGCCCGCCGGACGCGTCGTCGGAGTTGGATCTGACGTGGAGACGGTCCGCGAGGGTGACCACGTTGCGATTCCGTTCAATCTCGGTGACGGAACCTGTCCGCAGTGCGCTAACGGCCACGGAAACACCTGCGAGAACGTCGTCCCGCTCGGTTTCGCTGAGGTAGCGCAGGGAGCGTTCGCAGAGCAGGTACACGTCCCGGCCGCCGACTACAACGTCGTTGGTCTGCCCGAGGGCGTCTCGTCTATCGATATGGCCGGTCTCGGTTGCCGGTTCATGACCTCGTTCCACGCGCTCGCTCACCGCGCGGACATCGAGGCGGGCGACTGGGTTGCCGTCCACGGGTGCGGCGGCGTCGGTCTCTCGGCCGTCCACATCGCTGATGCACTCGGCGGCAACGTCGTCGCCGTGGACCTCGACGACCAGAAACTGGAACTGGCTGAAGAACTCGGCGCGGCGGCGACGGTGAATGCCAACGATGCGGGGAGCGTCCCCGGCGCAGTTCGTGCTATCGCGGACGACCACGTCGGCGTCTCGGTCGATGCACTCGGTATTCCGGAAACGTGCCGGAACTCCATACAGAGTCTCGGTGCACGTGGGCAACACGTCCAGATTGGGCTGACGACCGAAGCGGAAGGCGGTACTATCGAACTACCCACGGACGCGATGGTCATGAGCGAAATCGAGTTCATCGGGTCGTTGGGGATGCCGCCGACGAAGTACGACGAAATATTCCGGATGGTAGCGAGCGGAAAACTCGACCCGAGTGCCGTCGTCACGGACCGTGTTGCCCTTGACGACGTTTCCGAGACACTTGCCGCGATGACGAACTTCGAAACGGTTGGCATCCCGGTTATCGACGAATTCTGA
- a CDS encoding DUF7120 family protein: MPIVEVTLPDELLTEFEQLVDEEFVTEEQAVEELLSMGIDAYNVSVVDESTPGDDFMDGAENNLFDTASDPGGINDDRL, from the coding sequence ATGCCAATCGTCGAAGTGACACTCCCCGACGAGTTGTTGACCGAGTTCGAACAGCTCGTAGACGAAGAGTTCGTGACCGAGGAGCAAGCCGTCGAAGAGCTTCTGAGTATGGGTATCGACGCCTACAACGTCAGTGTCGTGGACGAATCCACGCCCGGCGACGACTTCATGGACGGCGCAGAAAACAACCTGTTCGACACCGCGAGCGACCCCGGCGGAATCAACGACGACCGACTCTGA